TAAAAATTAGTACGATGCTTGATTGCGTTGCCAAACAGATAGTTCAACCCAAACATGCTCGAGTTCTGCCAACTCTTCTTCAGTTAACACGTTTAATGTTGGCTGGCTTTGAGGCAGTGTGTATGCCTGAAGTGAACTAATGTTTTTATAGAAATCCTTTTTCAATTGCACTAATAAACTTTCCACAGCATTTCCCTATTAATCATCACAAAGTTAGTTTTATATAACAACTAACTACTTGTTATGATACCAAAATCATCGATTCATGCATTATTTAATCACATATATGCGATAAATATCACAACTCAATCTATTGATTTAATTTAAAAAATAGGATCTAAACTTGGATCCTAAAATCAAAAAAAGCGAATTGATCTTGTCAAAATTCGCTCTTCAAACTTTCGTTTATTTAATGTGGTTCAGTCGCGTTTACCCAACTTAACCTGACCATTATCACCAAACCATAGTGCCTCATGACGTCGGCGGCCAATCAAAATTGGGCCGTCATCATAGAACAAAAAGTTCTTCCAATGCTTCTTAAATACTGACCATTTAGTTTCAATTACATTGTATTTTTCATAGCAAAAATAAACAGTTACATCATCCTGCCAGTCAAGATACTCAAGCACTTCTGTCGGTAACTCTTGTTCGTCAGCTTCCCAAGCACTCATCCAATCAACCGTTGACGACCAATTGTTTGCTTTCATCGGCCAATCACTTGAGCTTAAACGCTCAGCATCTGGACTTTGGGCACTAATATTATCTTTCCATAGCTGTGCCGAACGCGCTTGATCCATTGGCTTGATCGCCTTTAGATCTTCACTTGGTACCGGCATCGATTGATGAGTAAAAATCCATTTTCTTTGGTACTGGTCCAAAGGTAAATAAGACATCTTGTTCCTCAATTAAGACTTTAGCCAGTCTTTGTCACTGGCCTGTTCAATAATCTGTCTTGCAGCGTGTCATAATACCAACGAATTTTCATCGATTCGTGCATTATTTCAGACACTTGCTGCTTTCTAACTCTTTATTCCAACCAACTTTGACCTTGGTTGTCGTTCAATAACATCGGTATAAGTCGAACCAATGCTTGTTTGTAACTTGCTACTAAAGCCTATCACTCATCATTGAGTTAATTTCCAATTCGGATTGATTAATCCAGTGATCACATGATCTTGCCACTGCTGATCAATCAATAGGAAATCTTTGGCGTAGCCTTCTCGTTCAAAACCTAAGCGCTTAAGCACCGCTTCACTGCGATGGTTGTGAGGCATATATCCGGCAGAGATACGGTGAATATTCTGTACCTCAAACATATAGTCAATCGCCACTTGCAAAGCGCGAGTCATGTAGCCTTTACCTTGTGCACTTTCAGCCAATGAATAGCCAAGATTACAACTATGGAGCGGAAAACGGGTAATATTACTGAACGAGATGGTTCCTAGCATCTTACCGCTGGGTTTATCGATAACCAGTATATAATACCCTAAACCTCGTTTATGTAACTCATCAAGTTTGATCAAGCGCACCGTCCAACCCGAAATAGTGAAGAACTCGTCTTCACGTTTGGGCTCCCAAGGCTTGAGAAATTCACGATTTATGGTGAAATACTCATAGATCATG
Above is a window of Vibrio taketomensis DNA encoding:
- a CDS encoding DUF2947 domain-containing protein encodes the protein MSYLPLDQYQRKWIFTHQSMPVPSEDLKAIKPMDQARSAQLWKDNISAQSPDAERLSSSDWPMKANNWSSTVDWMSAWEADEQELPTEVLEYLDWQDDVTVYFCYEKYNVIETKWSVFKKHWKNFLFYDDGPILIGRRRHEALWFGDNGQVKLGKRD
- the rimJ gene encoding ribosomal protein S5-alanine N-acetyltransferase — its product is MHYQDDDLIVRTAQTYDAHMIYEYFTINREFLKPWEPKREDEFFTISGWTVRLIKLDELHKRGLGYYILVIDKPSGKMLGTISFSNITRFPLHSCNLGYSLAESAQGKGYMTRALQVAIDYMFEVQNIHRISAGYMPHNHRSEAVLKRLGFEREGYAKDFLLIDQQWQDHVITGLINPNWKLTQ